A single window of Deinococcus betulae DNA harbors:
- a CDS encoding RIO1 family regulatory kinase/ATPase domain-containing protein, whose product MSAQWHHASEDFWDDHPEAPRRRSKKKPLGRRQLAHLTSTDDIDVQDDIIRRLQDLGHITEVVAELKSGKEATAYVARGPRGSVLLKLYRDLEARSFKDDSVYRAGQVILDVRAKRAMEGRTRKGLEMLQHDWVNAEYARLWQLWQAGLPVPEPLVGPHPYDYAQTVPAVLMRLVGIEDDIAPRLSDAPLTPEQAQSAWRQSVQGMADLLRLGYAHGDYSTYNLLWWEDTVTIIDFPQLTTRQNPHFRDLLARDAQSLVTSFRKHGIQADADATLREVQRRALGPAPTPRLLLP is encoded by the coding sequence ATGAGCGCCCAGTGGCACCACGCCTCAGAAGACTTCTGGGATGACCACCCTGAAGCCCCGCGCCGCCGGAGCAAAAAGAAGCCGCTCGGGCGCCGCCAACTGGCCCACCTGACCAGCACCGACGACATCGACGTTCAGGACGACATCATTCGCCGCCTGCAAGACCTCGGGCATATCACCGAAGTCGTTGCCGAGCTGAAAAGCGGCAAGGAAGCCACAGCCTACGTGGCGCGCGGTCCCAGAGGCAGCGTTCTTCTGAAGCTCTACCGCGACCTCGAAGCCCGTTCATTCAAGGACGACAGCGTGTACCGCGCGGGCCAGGTGATTCTGGACGTGCGCGCCAAGCGGGCCATGGAAGGCCGCACCCGCAAAGGCCTGGAGATGCTCCAGCATGACTGGGTCAACGCTGAATACGCCCGTCTATGGCAACTGTGGCAGGCCGGTCTGCCCGTCCCCGAACCCCTGGTGGGGCCTCACCCTTACGACTACGCCCAGACCGTTCCCGCCGTCCTGATGCGCCTTGTGGGCATCGAAGACGACATCGCCCCGCGCCTCAGTGACGCCCCGCTCACCCCAGAACAGGCCCAGAGCGCCTGGCGGCAGAGTGTTCAGGGCATGGCGGATCTGCTGCGGCTGGGCTACGCGCACGGCGATTACAGCACCTACAACCTTCTCTGGTGGGAGGACACCGTGACCATCATCGACTTTCCGCAACTGACCACGCGCCAGAACCCGCACTTCCGCGACCTGCTGGCCAGAGACGCCCAGAGCCTCGTGACCAGCTTCCGCAAACACGGCATTCAGGCCGACGCCGACGCAACGCTCCGCGAGGTGCAGCGCCGCGCCCTGGGCCCAGCCCCCACCCCCCGCTTGCTGCTGCCGTGA
- a CDS encoding ABC transporter substrate-binding protein has protein sequence MKRAAFLLLGLLATTAAAQRTVTIGLGYNPDVQFTPFYVADKLGYFGAEGLKVTYQHGYVSQLLPLLLQGKLDFVVGDPEDAIFARNQGADVRYIMTMYQKNPVTVFSLSPLNSAADLKGKAVGLPGPFGSSYHALQALLDSANLTEGRDVRLANIGFTQVDAVRAGRVDAAVGYANNDVLQLARTSGKRVYTLDISGAYPMVGVGLIGSGKSLQGDLAKKVVRAAQRGLKFTVADPARAFKLAQPVFGASGSLDVLRASTPLMTGPYTQTAGLGAMNPAAWTKAVAALVKQGKLPAGAKASDYYTNAFISKTLK, from the coding sequence ATGAAACGCGCCGCCTTCCTGCTGCTGGGCCTGCTGGCCACCACCGCCGCCGCGCAGCGCACGGTGACCATTGGCCTGGGCTACAACCCCGACGTGCAGTTCACGCCCTTTTACGTGGCCGACAAGCTGGGCTATTTCGGCGCTGAAGGCCTGAAGGTGACCTACCAGCACGGGTACGTCTCGCAGCTGCTGCCCCTGCTGCTCCAGGGCAAACTGGATTTCGTGGTGGGCGACCCCGAGGACGCCATTTTTGCGCGCAACCAGGGCGCCGACGTGCGGTACATCATGACCATGTACCAGAAAAACCCGGTCACCGTCTTCAGCCTCTCGCCGCTGAACAGCGCCGCCGACCTGAAGGGCAAGGCCGTGGGGCTGCCTGGGCCTTTTGGCAGCTCGTACCATGCGCTTCAGGCCCTCCTGGACAGTGCCAATCTGACCGAAGGCCGGGACGTGCGCCTGGCCAACATCGGCTTTACACAGGTGGACGCCGTGCGCGCTGGGCGGGTAGACGCGGCGGTGGGCTACGCCAACAACGACGTGTTGCAACTGGCCCGCACCAGTGGCAAACGCGTGTATACCCTGGATATTTCGGGGGCCTACCCGATGGTCGGTGTGGGGCTGATCGGCAGCGGCAAGAGCCTGCAAGGGGACCTGGCCAAAAAGGTGGTGCGCGCCGCCCAGCGCGGCCTGAAGTTCACGGTGGCGGACCCTGCGCGCGCCTTCAAGCTGGCCCAGCCTGTGTTTGGTGCCAGCGGCAGCCTGGACGTACTGCGGGCCAGCACGCCGCTGATGACCGGGCCGTATACCCAGACGGCGGGCCTGGGCGCCATGAATCCGGCCGCCTGGACCAAGGCGGTGGCGGCGCTGGTGAAGCAGGGCAAACTGCCAGCGGGGGCAAAGGCCAGCGACTACTACACCAACGCCTTTATCAGCAAAACCCTGAAATAA
- a CDS encoding HD domain-containing phosphohydrolase: MTAADVTGDFAELTLRLTRLGLTAPDLGSAMQPVLDALVTHTGAQGAGYYQWWAPDNVYRARTASGRLPPGLHPRGLSPQLPLLGALRRSPEPVFIADVRSHPAARTFAFPGVCSLIAAPIHDRSGGLIGALLLLASTPQQWRPPEQALVRSVTGVMALLAARLDAEEREREAHEHALRALGLCLEARSAETHGHTDRVTRLAVEVGQALSLAEGDLCALRWGAYLHDIGKLSLPDEILHCPGPLTGDMRDRMRTHVEEGVNLARQLPFLPGEALNVIAAHHERWDGTGYPQGVRGEAIPLTARIFAVCDVFDALTSARTYKAAWTANDALNFVQAASGTHFDPHVVRALTGVLHRVQA; encoded by the coding sequence ATGACTGCGGCCGACGTCACCGGCGACTTCGCGGAGCTGACCTTACGGCTCACGCGGTTGGGGCTGACGGCGCCGGACCTGGGCAGCGCCATGCAGCCGGTGCTGGACGCCCTGGTCACACACACTGGCGCCCAGGGGGCCGGTTATTACCAGTGGTGGGCGCCGGACAACGTGTACCGCGCCCGCACCGCCAGTGGCCGCCTGCCACCTGGCCTGCACCCACGGGGGCTGTCGCCGCAATTGCCGCTGCTGGGCGCCCTGCGGCGCTCGCCTGAACCTGTGTTTATTGCCGACGTGCGCAGTCATCCGGCGGCGCGCACCTTCGCCTTTCCCGGCGTGTGCTCGCTGATTGCGGCGCCCATTCATGACCGGAGCGGGGGGCTGATCGGCGCGCTGCTGCTGCTGGCCTCTACCCCGCAACAGTGGCGCCCCCCCGAGCAGGCGCTGGTGCGCAGCGTCACGGGCGTCATGGCCCTGCTGGCGGCGCGCCTGGACGCCGAGGAACGTGAGCGCGAAGCCCATGAACACGCCCTGCGGGCCCTGGGCCTGTGCCTGGAAGCCCGCAGCGCCGAGACCCACGGCCACACCGACCGCGTGACCCGCCTGGCTGTAGAAGTGGGCCAGGCGCTGTCCCTGGCCGAGGGCGACCTGTGCGCCCTGCGCTGGGGCGCCTACCTGCACGACATCGGCAAGCTGAGCCTGCCCGACGAGATCCTGCACTGCCCCGGCCCCCTGACCGGTGACATGCGCGACCGCATGCGCACCCATGTGGAAGAAGGCGTCAATCTGGCCCGGCAACTGCCTTTCCTCCCCGGCGAGGCCCTGAATGTCATTGCGGCCCACCATGAACGCTGGGACGGCACCGGCTACCCCCAGGGCGTGCGCGGCGAGGCGATTCCGCTGACGGCGCGCATTTTCGCCGTATGCGACGTGTTTGACGCCCTGACCAGCGCGCGCACCTACAAGGCCGCCTGGACGGCCAACGACGCCCTGAACTTTGTGCAGGCCGCCAGCGGCACCCACTTTGACCCGCATGTGGTCCGCGCCCTGACCGGCGTCCTGCACCGCGTCCAGGCGTGA